In Symmachiella dynata, the following are encoded in one genomic region:
- a CDS encoding peptidylprolyl isomerase, translating to MRSRPYRSLFALLAVVFLATQSPIFAEDDQAVDLKSWEKLTQRKKDIVARSQVLIKEFQKADLARKEEIKQEYEKLGEEDRALSKKLVALAPEVIKKDPGNMDAVNLLLIEYFQTNRYQQAADVADAALKAEQSDALILNIGGVSHFAINNYKRAKELLTKAQEENQLIRDLGGRYLAECDEYQKLWEAEQKIRAAEKKADDLPRVEFDTDKGRIVIELFENEAPNAVANFISLIEKGYYDGIAFHRIIPNFMTQGGDPNTLDDNPGNDGQGGPGYTIDCECYVPEARQHFQGSLSMAHAGRNTGGSQFFLTHLPTAHLNGKHTVFGRIIEGIDVNAGMEQGDKIKSAKVLRKREHPYKPKTNPDK from the coding sequence AACTCAGTCGCCAATTTTTGCCGAAGACGATCAAGCTGTCGATCTAAAATCGTGGGAGAAACTCACGCAACGCAAAAAAGACATCGTGGCCCGCTCGCAAGTCTTGATCAAAGAATTCCAGAAGGCGGACCTAGCGCGAAAAGAAGAGATCAAGCAGGAATACGAAAAACTGGGCGAAGAAGACCGCGCCCTCTCCAAAAAACTGGTAGCCCTCGCGCCGGAAGTGATCAAAAAAGATCCCGGAAACATGGATGCGGTCAACTTATTGTTGATCGAGTATTTCCAAACAAACCGTTATCAACAAGCGGCTGATGTCGCCGATGCGGCTCTCAAAGCCGAGCAGTCCGATGCACTGATTCTGAATATCGGTGGCGTTTCGCACTTCGCGATCAACAACTACAAGCGCGCCAAAGAATTGCTGACCAAAGCTCAAGAAGAGAATCAACTCATCCGAGACCTAGGCGGACGTTATTTAGCGGAGTGCGATGAGTACCAGAAACTGTGGGAAGCCGAACAAAAAATTCGTGCCGCTGAGAAAAAAGCCGATGATCTCCCCCGCGTTGAATTCGACACGGACAAAGGCCGCATCGTCATCGAGTTATTCGAAAACGAAGCTCCCAACGCTGTTGCCAACTTCATCAGCTTAATCGAAAAAGGGTATTACGACGGAATCGCCTTTCACCGTATTATTCCAAATTTCATGACTCAAGGCGGCGACCCGAATACCTTGGATGACAACCCCGGCAACGACGGACAAGGCGGTCCCGGTTACACGATCGACTGCGAGTGCTACGTTCCCGAAGCTCGTCAGCATTTCCAAGGCAGCCTGAGCATGGCACACGCCGGACGCAATACCGGCGGATCACAGTTCTTCCTCACCCACTTGCCGACCGCCCATCTCAATGGAAAGCACACGGTCTTCGGTCGCATCATCGAAGGCATCGATGTCAATGCCGGCATGGAACAAGGGGACAAGATCAAATCCGCCAAAGTCCTGCGGAAACGCGAACACCCCTACAAACCCAAAACGAATCCCGATAAATAG
- a CDS encoding flagellar biosynthesis anti-sigma factor FlgM produces MDVTGPSTVNGAVPINRPAVMKPVTPAAQTAPISPQDEVEISAAGRALGDLGKSPELRQERIAQIKAAIDDGTYETHEKFDIAMSRLLDRIDSGGV; encoded by the coding sequence ATGGATGTCACCGGTCCCAGCACGGTCAACGGCGCAGTGCCGATTAATCGCCCAGCGGTTATGAAACCTGTCACCCCAGCAGCGCAAACGGCTCCTATCTCGCCGCAAGACGAAGTCGAAATCTCAGCAGCAGGTCGCGCGTTAGGCGATCTGGGCAAGTCGCCCGAATTGCGACAGGAGCGTATTGCACAAATTAAAGCCGCCATCGACGATGGCACTTACGAAACCCACGAAAAATTTGATATCGCCATGAGCCGGCTTCTGGACCGAATCGATAGCGGCGGAGTTTAG
- a CDS encoding protein kinase domain-containing protein, producing MNETLTRVFQQEVGADAPVRIAVSRADATDSEPHVLLNPYGIIGRSPNCDIRLKDSQVSFRHAYLQMIGGRLFCADLGSRSGTSWGEVSQRAGWLSADEDVSIGPYQVRLLENPVVDGGDRIAIPPDFDPLAIYDGELGEMPDVRLEFLNAADDVDLPLRRMLTFAGSARGCKLRFEGDRISRVHCSLMLTPSGLWVIDLLGKGGTKVNGSLIRSDRLNDGDLLKIGQFQMRVHYEGAGEKPFSGTILPPETSVETSSSTDEELPKTPREAETIPHPSLELSTSQDEVANPCGRLVDELVVNRLMTREKIDVVLAEFEDRIPSFDELSDRLVELQAISQWQADQLATENHGPMILENRYQLIDRLGYGSMGNVFLAFDEALQSKVAIKIPHHSLLKNERLFKRFRRETLISANLVHAHIVRALNIGRGNQFVVLELVDGDDLRDLMDRQGPPDTMMAVEFLIQVAEAVGHAQSEGVVHRDIKPSNILISRDGTAKLFDFGLAHLDDEALKKGVAGHDADLIPTRMGFAVGTVQYMSPEQARESDDVDVRSDIYSLGCTFFEMLTGSPPFEGENQHQILKQHAQTPIPPIEGLDPELAKILDQMLAKDVEQRIQTPQELIAALRNWQTAALAEDDVDTSAAETAEQARLAEHAERLRHFEQEREEWQQAIDTQRQDIERQRDEWRAEVDREKEELRLRQAAFEQTQAELDEREQAWVSKTTELEQRLQQTAKTEKQLETQQKALSDERAKIAEELESLKVGQEELQQSTAELESARTANEERQGLLDFQQAELTERRAAFEQLVNDHESVTQEMARDREGLEQSQRELSQQQQKLQEAENRLRKQQDELEQLRNQLESQREQQGQDLAAFEKSRAELSAKLANLAAGQNELQQADVDLAAQSAELVAARAELDAERAVLAEERAELDMRRTTFEAELTTLQADAEKLRVEKQLCEQQRAELEKSTIQLEQESSRLESERQQVADARTQLTADSSALSARTQKLKAALAEWFDE from the coding sequence GTGAACGAGACATTGACGCGGGTGTTTCAACAAGAAGTCGGTGCGGACGCTCCCGTACGGATCGCAGTCTCCCGAGCGGACGCGACTGATTCTGAGCCGCATGTCTTGCTGAATCCGTACGGCATCATCGGACGGTCGCCGAATTGCGATATACGGCTGAAGGACTCGCAAGTCAGCTTTCGTCATGCGTATTTGCAGATGATCGGGGGCCGCCTGTTTTGCGCCGACTTGGGAAGCCGGTCCGGGACGAGTTGGGGCGAGGTGTCGCAGCGCGCCGGTTGGTTGTCAGCCGACGAAGATGTCTCGATCGGGCCGTATCAGGTGCGGTTGCTCGAAAACCCGGTGGTCGATGGTGGTGATCGCATTGCGATACCTCCCGATTTCGATCCACTGGCGATCTATGACGGTGAATTGGGCGAGATGCCTGATGTGCGTTTGGAGTTTCTCAATGCGGCCGACGATGTCGATTTGCCATTACGGCGGATGCTGACGTTCGCGGGCAGCGCCCGGGGATGTAAATTGCGGTTCGAGGGGGACCGGATTTCTCGCGTGCATTGCAGCTTAATGCTCACACCCAGTGGACTGTGGGTCATCGACCTGTTGGGCAAAGGGGGCACCAAGGTCAATGGATCATTGATACGCAGTGATCGGCTGAATGACGGTGATTTGCTGAAGATCGGCCAATTTCAAATGCGGGTGCATTATGAAGGGGCCGGGGAAAAGCCGTTCTCCGGGACCATCTTGCCACCGGAAACATCGGTCGAGACAAGTTCTTCGACCGACGAGGAACTGCCGAAAACACCTCGTGAGGCAGAGACCATTCCCCATCCCTCATTGGAATTGTCCACCTCACAGGACGAGGTCGCCAACCCGTGCGGGCGACTGGTTGATGAGCTGGTCGTCAATCGGTTAATGACCCGCGAAAAGATCGACGTCGTCCTGGCGGAATTTGAAGACCGAATTCCCTCCTTTGACGAGTTGTCGGATCGACTGGTCGAATTGCAAGCGATTTCCCAATGGCAAGCGGATCAACTTGCGACCGAAAACCACGGTCCCATGATCTTGGAGAATCGTTACCAACTGATCGATCGACTGGGCTACGGCAGCATGGGGAACGTTTTTCTGGCGTTCGACGAGGCGCTGCAGAGCAAGGTAGCGATCAAGATTCCGCACCACTCGTTGTTAAAAAACGAGCGTTTGTTTAAACGGTTTCGACGTGAAACATTGATTAGCGCCAATCTGGTGCACGCGCATATCGTGCGCGCCTTGAATATTGGCCGGGGAAATCAGTTTGTTGTTTTGGAATTGGTTGACGGCGATGATCTCCGCGATTTGATGGACCGCCAAGGGCCTCCCGATACGATGATGGCGGTTGAATTTTTAATTCAAGTCGCCGAAGCGGTCGGCCATGCCCAAAGCGAAGGGGTGGTACATCGTGACATCAAACCCTCGAACATTTTGATTTCGCGTGACGGGACCGCCAAACTGTTTGATTTTGGCTTGGCCCATTTGGATGACGAGGCGCTGAAAAAAGGAGTCGCCGGTCACGATGCCGATCTGATTCCCACGCGGATGGGATTCGCCGTGGGCACGGTGCAGTACATGTCGCCTGAGCAGGCCCGCGAAAGTGACGATGTCGATGTGCGCAGCGACATCTACAGCCTGGGGTGCACGTTCTTCGAGATGCTGACCGGCTCGCCGCCGTTTGAAGGGGAGAATCAGCACCAGATTCTCAAACAACATGCCCAAACTCCGATCCCGCCGATTGAAGGTTTGGATCCGGAATTGGCGAAGATTCTTGATCAAATGCTCGCCAAAGATGTTGAGCAACGCATTCAAACTCCGCAAGAGTTGATTGCCGCCTTGCGCAACTGGCAAACCGCGGCACTGGCCGAGGATGATGTGGACACCTCTGCTGCGGAGACCGCCGAACAAGCCAGACTCGCTGAGCACGCGGAACGACTTCGTCACTTCGAGCAGGAACGGGAAGAATGGCAGCAGGCGATCGACACACAACGGCAGGACATCGAACGCCAGCGCGATGAATGGCGTGCGGAAGTGGATCGCGAGAAAGAAGAACTGCGTTTACGCCAGGCAGCATTTGAGCAGACGCAAGCCGAGTTGGACGAACGGGAGCAAGCTTGGGTCTCCAAAACGACCGAACTGGAACAACGACTCCAGCAGACGGCGAAAACCGAGAAACAGTTAGAGACGCAACAAAAGGCGTTGTCGGACGAACGCGCTAAAATTGCTGAGGAACTGGAGTCCCTTAAGGTGGGGCAAGAGGAGTTGCAGCAATCCACTGCCGAACTGGAGTCCGCGCGGACGGCCAATGAGGAGCGTCAGGGGCTGCTGGACTTCCAGCAGGCGGAATTGACGGAGCGCCGCGCAGCCTTTGAGCAATTGGTCAATGACCACGAGTCGGTAACGCAGGAAATGGCGCGGGATCGAGAAGGTCTTGAGCAGTCGCAACGGGAATTGTCGCAGCAACAACAGAAGTTGCAAGAAGCGGAAAACAGACTGCGCAAGCAACAGGATGAGTTAGAACAGCTAAGAAACCAACTAGAATCGCAGAGAGAACAACAAGGGCAGGATCTAGCGGCGTTTGAAAAGAGCCGTGCGGAGTTGTCAGCAAAATTGGCGAACCTTGCCGCGGGGCAAAATGAACTGCAACAAGCCGATGTCGACCTCGCCGCGCAGTCAGCCGAATTGGTAGCGGCCCGCGCAGAACTTGATGCAGAACGGGCTGTTCTGGCTGAGGAGCGTGCTGAACTCGACATGCGGCGCACCACTTTCGAGGCCGAGTTAACGACATTGCAAGCGGACGCCGAGAAGTTGCGCGTCGAGAAACAGTTGTGCGAGCAACAACGTGCTGAACTGGAAAAATCGACGATTCAGCTCGAACAGGAATCCTCGCGATTAGAGAGCGAGCGGCAACAGGTGGCCGATGCTCGAACTCAACTAACAGCCGACAGTTCAGCACTGAGTGCCCGCACCCAAAAGTTAAAAGCTGCGTTGGCCGAGTGGTTTGACGAATAG
- a CDS encoding Fur family transcriptional regulator, which produces MSDLTAVDVAVSPEAKFREYLMTQGMRLTTERETIVREVFASHEHFDADQLVSRLNQRTDGKRVSRSTVYRALAQLKDSGLLRAVARPNDREVYEHDYGYPQHDHLICKECGDLIEFVDDSLNEMLSRVAAQNGFRISAHRLEVYGKCANCCRPKRRQRKTDMI; this is translated from the coding sequence ATGAGTGATCTCACTGCGGTCGATGTGGCTGTCAGCCCTGAAGCCAAATTTCGCGAATATCTGATGACGCAAGGCATGCGTCTGACCACCGAACGCGAAACCATTGTCCGCGAAGTCTTTGCGTCACATGAGCATTTCGACGCGGACCAGTTGGTCTCTCGGTTGAACCAGCGGACCGATGGCAAACGGGTGAGCCGCTCCACGGTCTATCGCGCGCTGGCACAATTGAAGGACTCAGGTCTGCTCAGGGCGGTGGCACGGCCCAATGATCGTGAAGTCTACGAACACGACTACGGCTACCCGCAGCACGACCACCTGATCTGCAAAGAGTGCGGTGATTTGATCGAATTCGTCGATGATTCGCTCAACGAGATGCTATCGCGCGTCGCAGCGCAAAACGGTTTTCGCATTTCAGCACATCGTCTGGAAGTCTACGGCAAATGCGCGAATTGCTGCCGCCCCAAACGGCGTCAACGCAAGACCGACATGATTTGA
- a CDS encoding prepilin peptidase, producing MTEFFAANDSLRDPWLLTFFTYTPLWIRLVVTFAFGVVVGRGVVFWLLRMRLPEGIWTSAGLSEPLNGVRARATLAVELAMGALFAGLVYFVIILHCQETPEEGSAFYIHWRLLFQFALITFLMAATVVDLEQYLIPDAITATGAIVGIGMATAVGNVQLIPLWVDWNLAVPGLAGPYIPVWIQTYSHLHGLAWSLTGLVAGAGITWIVRAVASWLLGQEALGFGDVTLMGMIGSFMGWQAIVFVFALGPLCGLVVGLTVRILTGRTYVPYGPYLSISAVIVLYSWKWLWTPSRYIFGDAITLGILAATALVAMIVLLGLSRLYRLIPVERTHGEPPQESESQLDQEPLDNEESLDAAEPLVDEEPRGDEDAQEDEEPLLDDLQ from the coding sequence ATGACCGAATTTTTTGCAGCTAACGATTCGTTGCGCGACCCCTGGTTGTTGACGTTCTTCACGTATACGCCGCTGTGGATACGGTTGGTGGTGACGTTTGCCTTTGGCGTGGTTGTCGGGCGGGGGGTGGTGTTTTGGCTGTTGCGGATGCGGTTGCCGGAAGGGATTTGGACTTCGGCAGGCCTGTCGGAGCCGCTGAACGGGGTTCGCGCGCGGGCGACTTTGGCGGTGGAGTTGGCGATGGGGGCCTTGTTCGCCGGCTTGGTCTATTTTGTCATTATTTTACACTGCCAAGAGACGCCCGAAGAGGGTTCGGCGTTTTATATTCATTGGCGGCTGCTGTTTCAGTTTGCGCTGATCACCTTTTTGATGGCGGCGACGGTTGTTGATTTGGAGCAGTACTTGATTCCCGATGCCATTACCGCCACGGGCGCGATTGTGGGCATTGGCATGGCGACGGCGGTGGGGAATGTGCAGTTGATTCCGCTGTGGGTCGATTGGAATCTAGCGGTCCCAGGGTTGGCGGGGCCGTACATTCCTGTGTGGATTCAAACCTATTCGCACTTGCATGGGTTGGCTTGGAGTTTGACCGGACTGGTCGCCGGCGCTGGAATCACCTGGATCGTGCGGGCGGTCGCGTCTTGGTTGCTGGGACAGGAGGCGTTGGGCTTTGGCGACGTGACATTGATGGGCATGATCGGCAGCTTCATGGGGTGGCAGGCGATCGTGTTCGTGTTCGCATTGGGGCCGTTGTGCGGACTTGTCGTCGGCCTGACCGTACGGATACTCACAGGGCGGACCTATGTCCCCTACGGGCCGTATCTGAGCATTTCGGCCGTGATTGTGCTGTACAGCTGGAAATGGCTATGGACGCCGTCGCGGTACATCTTTGGCGATGCCATCACGCTGGGGATTCTGGCCGCTACGGCACTCGTGGCGATGATCGTCCTGTTAGGGCTTTCGCGACTGTACAGGTTGATCCCCGTTGAACGCACCCACGGGGAACCGCCGCAGGAGAGTGAATCGCAACTCGACCAGGAACCGCTGGACAACGAGGAATCACTCGATGCAGCGGAGCCGCTCGTAGACGAGGAACCACGCGGCGACGAAGATGCACAGGAAGACGAAGAGCCGCTGCTGGACGATTTGCAGTGA
- a CDS encoding tetratricopeptide repeat protein, with protein MRNRFSCLLASLSISLIISSGCTPWGNLQFDRAAAQRPGDEAQSEASHTPVEESQNEDFAADNRIGTQNQPLEGQEFEHSQRNEASQNDFLLGRRAEDAGELESARRFYQNVLRKHPTHAHAHHRLGVVADKMQNFAEAERHYESALNYMSPDNRQEISIIFSDLGYSYLLRGDFPQSERALNNALDYHADSRIAIRNLALLHGYRGDFEMAYQKFASVGGEAEARAELDRLFPHWQDKSPAGQMAQTTEISSPALAAKDNAPQPTASSSAFPTSRVPDSRGFPQQSSRTAPAVASTQTSQHLTFDTAPPIDPASMNRAQPQSPTPQRLTMAATPPKQPLQAPPPHEYLADNIPGQYTAPPAQPAATEQQTHPTSQITQVGYTAAPQPQHRQPPATAPAIQNPGRATPQIAIQVDSFQAQPSKQAASRTALAIGGAIGLGGMFPTSRIEPSQTIQQVSAKAPHSLQLDRNPPIQMPPATPPGNAPSGLIRSPNPASDRIAPIPSPNATNYRVSPIGNSNQQANAPANSVPNTLATPQSLPAYNAVR; from the coding sequence ATGCGCAATCGGTTTTCTTGCCTCCTTGCCAGCCTTTCCATCTCGCTCATCATTTCCAGCGGCTGCACACCCTGGGGCAACCTGCAGTTTGATCGTGCTGCTGCGCAACGTCCCGGCGACGAAGCTCAATCCGAGGCAAGCCATACTCCGGTTGAGGAGTCACAAAACGAGGACTTTGCCGCCGACAACAGAATCGGAACCCAGAACCAACCGCTCGAAGGGCAGGAATTTGAACACAGCCAACGCAACGAGGCCTCCCAAAACGACTTCCTGCTGGGACGCCGAGCGGAAGACGCGGGTGAACTGGAATCCGCACGGCGGTTCTATCAAAACGTGTTGCGCAAACATCCCACACATGCACATGCCCACCACCGCTTGGGTGTCGTCGCTGACAAAATGCAGAACTTTGCCGAGGCAGAACGGCATTACGAGTCGGCGCTAAACTATATGTCGCCCGACAATCGCCAAGAGATCAGCATCATCTTTAGTGATCTGGGATACTCTTACCTGTTGCGGGGCGATTTTCCTCAAAGCGAACGCGCCTTGAACAACGCCCTCGACTATCATGCGGACAGCCGGATCGCTATTCGCAATCTCGCATTGTTGCACGGTTATCGCGGCGATTTTGAAATGGCCTATCAAAAATTTGCCAGCGTCGGCGGCGAAGCCGAAGCCCGCGCGGAATTGGACCGGCTGTTTCCACATTGGCAAGACAAATCCCCTGCCGGCCAAATGGCGCAGACTACAGAGATTTCCTCCCCTGCTCTCGCCGCAAAGGACAACGCGCCACAACCTACGGCAAGCTCCTCGGCATTTCCCACAAGCCGAGTTCCGGATAGTCGCGGATTCCCACAGCAATCGTCACGCACTGCACCGGCAGTCGCCTCGACACAAACATCGCAGCACCTGACATTCGACACCGCGCCGCCAATCGATCCCGCAAGCATGAACCGCGCCCAGCCGCAATCGCCTACTCCGCAACGGCTCACCATGGCTGCCACGCCCCCCAAACAACCGCTCCAAGCCCCGCCGCCACATGAATATCTCGCGGACAACATCCCTGGACAATATACGGCTCCCCCTGCCCAACCGGCTGCGACCGAGCAGCAGACTCACCCCACGTCGCAGATTACGCAGGTCGGGTACACAGCCGCCCCACAACCGCAACACCGCCAGCCACCAGCTACTGCTCCTGCGATCCAAAATCCGGGCCGAGCGACCCCACAGATTGCCATTCAGGTCGACAGTTTTCAGGCCCAGCCGTCCAAACAAGCTGCCAGCCGCACCGCGCTGGCCATTGGTGGGGCCATTGGCCTGGGGGGAATGTTTCCCACGTCGCGCATCGAGCCTTCGCAAACCATCCAGCAAGTCTCGGCCAAAGCCCCTCATTCCCTGCAATTAGACCGCAATCCTCCCATTCAAATGCCGCCCGCCACTCCTCCAGGAAACGCTCCCAGCGGATTGATTCGCTCACCAAACCCCGCCAGCGACCGGATTGCACCGATCCCATCGCCGAATGCTACGAATTACAGAGTGTCCCCGATTGGCAACAGCAATCAACAAGCAAATGCACCTGCCAATTCGGTTCCTAACACCTTGGCTACTCCTCAGTCACTACCTGCCTACAACGCCGTGCGGTAG
- a CDS encoding TIGR03364 family FAD-dependent oxidoreductase, with translation MNGRPNREFDVIVVGAGILGVFHAYFAAKSGQRVLLLERDDAPRGASVRNFGWCIPSAMAPGEWAERGIASLEVYHELAAAVGFPFSQNGTLYVASTELEEAVIREFAESNSHHGLHREFLDARQTREMNPFVRPDYGRASLYFPDEIRIEPRTILGDLLSWLGREFDCEYRPRTVACQAKVREGQCRVMSSDGMVFTANHVFVCSGADVRTLFPEVLAAAGLRRCQLQMFRTVPQRGWQLPTNLASGLSIRRYPSFQDCPSWEKLSQQAVEPGYDERGIHVLLVQDFEGRLVVGDSHIYSCDDMDDMLDAETESSILRYAQQMVDGVDWRIDSRWQGVYTLLEDREILDTTIDSRIHLVTGIGGKGMTTAPAVARESIERHLAIR, from the coding sequence ATGAATGGACGGCCGAATCGGGAATTTGACGTCATTGTGGTGGGCGCGGGCATTTTGGGGGTGTTTCATGCCTATTTTGCGGCCAAGAGTGGGCAGCGGGTCTTATTGCTCGAACGCGACGACGCGCCGCGCGGCGCCTCGGTACGGAATTTCGGTTGGTGTATTCCCAGTGCGATGGCGCCGGGAGAGTGGGCGGAACGGGGAATTGCTAGTTTAGAGGTTTATCACGAATTGGCCGCTGCGGTGGGATTTCCGTTCTCTCAAAACGGCACGTTGTATGTCGCTTCAACGGAACTTGAAGAGGCGGTGATCCGCGAGTTTGCGGAATCGAACTCCCATCACGGCCTGCACCGGGAATTTTTAGACGCCCGGCAGACACGGGAAATGAATCCGTTTGTCCGTCCGGACTATGGTCGGGCCAGCTTGTATTTCCCGGACGAGATCCGTATCGAGCCGCGAACGATTTTGGGAGATCTGCTGTCCTGGTTGGGTCGGGAATTCGATTGTGAATATCGGCCACGGACGGTCGCCTGCCAGGCCAAGGTCAGGGAAGGGCAGTGCCGCGTGATGTCGAGCGACGGGATGGTTTTTACGGCGAATCATGTCTTTGTCTGCAGCGGCGCGGATGTGCGTACGCTGTTCCCCGAGGTCTTGGCAGCGGCCGGTTTGCGTCGTTGCCAACTCCAAATGTTTCGCACGGTCCCACAGCGGGGATGGCAACTTCCGACCAATTTGGCGTCCGGATTATCGATTCGACGCTACCCGTCGTTTCAGGATTGCCCTTCCTGGGAAAAGTTATCGCAGCAAGCGGTGGAACCAGGGTACGACGAGCGGGGGATCCATGTGTTGTTGGTCCAAGATTTTGAAGGCCGCTTAGTCGTGGGGGACTCGCACATTTATTCCTGTGACGACATGGACGACATGTTGGATGCGGAAACCGAGTCGTCGATTCTGCGGTATGCTCAGCAGATGGTCGACGGGGTGGACTGGAGGATCGACAGCCGTTGGCAGGGGGTGTATACGCTGTTGGAGGATCGGGAGATTTTGGATACCACGATTGACAGTCGCATCCATTTGGTCACCGGAATCGGTGGGAAAGGGATGACCACTGCTCCGGCAGTCGCCCGCGAGTCTATCGAACGACATTTGGCAATTAGGTAG
- a CDS encoding DUF1559 domain-containing protein has translation MRSKSITYSVVVTVIFFGISFIGCMFPIDLELNLLAGWGVFLWKTLPAVTVDWTSVLTAIVALGVFAVGLHRFCRWFYAPRDDSSSRGRTWKFAWSSAMVWSIVLMFTAGIAMIGVTHQLVWLCTMKTPFLYNTFDEVYARRDSRDHLQQIGLATHNYHDEYGTFPAGGMFDDAGRSMHSWATQLLPYLEDKKAAKIYGQIATDVPWNDPRNAAAFEQQLSWLLNPAIEMKEHVYDEPIHFDAEQRALAHYAGNVLFLRPNRPLAIQEITDGTSNTIIAGEVKAKFRPWGDPTNVRDLKLGINKSPHGFGSPSSGVAQFLYADGSVRIVNDNIAVEVLQADATPSGGEDVSDY, from the coding sequence ATGAGGAGTAAGAGCATTACGTACAGTGTCGTGGTGACAGTTATTTTCTTCGGTATCTCATTCATCGGATGCATGTTTCCGATCGATCTTGAGCTAAACCTACTGGCCGGCTGGGGGGTATTTCTTTGGAAGACGTTGCCGGCAGTGACCGTTGATTGGACTTCCGTGCTCACGGCTATCGTGGCATTGGGGGTGTTTGCCGTGGGACTGCATCGGTTTTGCCGTTGGTTTTATGCACCACGCGACGACTCCTCGTCGAGGGGGCGGACCTGGAAATTCGCATGGTCCAGTGCGATGGTGTGGAGCATCGTGCTGATGTTCACTGCGGGGATTGCCATGATCGGCGTGACCCATCAACTGGTTTGGCTGTGCACGATGAAGACGCCATTTTTGTATAACACCTTCGATGAAGTCTATGCGAGGAGGGACTCTCGCGATCATCTCCAGCAAATAGGATTGGCCACCCACAATTACCATGACGAGTACGGTACATTTCCGGCGGGGGGAATGTTTGATGATGCGGGGCGTTCGATGCATAGCTGGGCGACCCAACTGTTGCCTTATCTGGAAGACAAGAAAGCCGCCAAGATTTACGGGCAAATCGCAACCGATGTCCCTTGGAATGACCCGCGTAATGCAGCGGCCTTTGAGCAGCAGTTGAGCTGGTTGCTGAATCCTGCCATCGAAATGAAAGAGCACGTATACGATGAGCCAATTCATTTCGATGCAGAACAACGAGCTTTGGCACACTATGCTGGGAATGTGCTGTTCCTAAGGCCTAATCGTCCGTTGGCAATCCAAGAGATCACCGACGGAACGTCGAACACAATCATTGCCGGTGAGGTGAAAGCCAAATTCCGCCCGTGGGGAGATCCGACCAATGTTCGCGATCTTAAGCTTGGGATCAACAAATCACCCCACGGTTTCGGCAGCCCGTCTTCCGGCGTAGCGCAATTCCTGTATGCCGATGGAAGCGTCAGAATTGTGAACGATAACATCGCGGTGGAAGTTTTACAGGCCGATGCGACACCGTCCGGCGGCGAAGATGTAAGTGATTACTAA